The window ATTGATTTGTGCAGCTAAAGTGCTAGAAAATCCAACCTCATGTAGTACATCTCCTAGCTTGCTGCCTTGTTCAACTTGTTCCTTTATATAAGTTAGTTTTTCAGAATTACCAGTCCATATTTTAGGCAATAGCTTTAAGCTAGCATTTAAAGAATATCCATTAATTAATGCTTGCCTCAGATAATCAATAAAAATAAGCTGATCGCTACTATTTAATTTATCCTTCTTTAAAAAAACGCTTCGTCTCTTCACTGATTTTTCCCCGTTTAACTAACTGCTCTAAATTATTTTGCCAACTACTTAAGTTATGACGTTTTTCGTTATCTGCGACTGCTTGGCGAAGTTCTTCACCATATCCAATATCCATCAGACAAGCTATTTTATTTTTCTTTTTTAGTGGCAGCAACCTTTGATAAGAAACAGCAGTCAAGCAATTATCCAATTCATCTTTTTTAATCCCTAATCCTTCAAGACGTGATATTGTTTGCATAGCAGTTTTGGCATGAATAGTTGCTAATACTAAATGTCCGCTTAAAGCAGCATTAATACTAATCTTGGCAGTTTCCTGGTCTCTAATTTCTCCAATAATCAAAATATCAGGTCGATGCCTTAGAGCTGCTTTCAACAAGTCTGGATAAGCGATTCCTGCAATCAAATTTACCTGTGTTTGTAAGAAACCAGGATTCCAAATTTCAACTGGATCTTCAATAGTCATTACCACTTTTCCTTCTCCAGCCAGTTGTGCAAGTTCATACATTGTTGACGTTTTTCCTGATCCAGTTGGACCGCTAGTAATAATTAGTCCACGTTGTCTGGTTAATTTTTTGAGCAAGGTTAATTGTTCTGGCAAAAAATAATTATTATTTTTTTCACCATAAATCAACCTAACTACCAAAGATTCATCACCAGTAAACTCGCCAACGCTTGAAAAACGTAAAAATACTTTGTTACCCGCAATTTCAGTCTGATAAGCTCCTACTTGCGGCCTGCGCCTCTCAGCAATATCCATTTGCGCCTGAAATTTAAAA of the Lactobacillus isalae genome contains:
- the comGA gene encoding competence type IV pilus ATPase ComGA, encoding MNEISKTILETAFESHASDIFIFPTVNGYEIKIRNALGLSKVEDLSYQAGRELLNFFKFQAQMDIAERRRPQVGAYQTEIAGNKVFLRFSSVGEFTGDESLVVRLIYGEKNNNYFLPEQLTLLKKLTRQRGLIITSGPTGSGKTSTMYELAQLAGEGKVVMTIEDPVEIWNPGFLQTQVNLIAGIAYPDLLKAALRHRPDILIIGEIRDQETAKISINAALSGHLVLATIHAKTAMQTISRLEGLGIKKDELDNCLTAVSYQRLLPLKKKNKIACLMDIGYGEELRQAVADNEKRHNLSSWQNNLEQLVKRGKISEETKRFFKEG